The Arthrobacter sp. PM3 genome contains the following window.
GAGGGGCAGAGGAGGGAGCGGTTTGGGCTCTGTCATGTCCCCAACGCTACCCGGCTACGGCGCAACCGATGCGTGGGCGACGACGGCGGCCGTCGCCTCGGCGATCGCCCGTTCCTCGTCGGTGGGGACCACGAGGACGGGCAGGGCCGACATCGGGGTGGAGATGACCCGCGGCTCCTTGGACCGCTCCCGGTTCAGCCCGGCGTCGAGCTCCACGCCCAGGGCGCCGAGCCGCTGCGCCACCAGGTCCCGGAACTGGTGCGAGTTCTCGCCGATCCCGGCCGTGAACACGAGGGCCTTCGCGCCGCCGACCGCCACGTGGTAGCCGCCAATGTACTTCGCGAGCCGGTAGGACGCGACCGCCAGGGCCATGGCCGCCCGGGCGTCGCCGGCTTCCGCGGCCTCCACCACCGAGCGCATGTCGTTGTTGCCGGCCAGGCCTTTGAGCCCGGACTGCCGGTTCAGCATCGCATCGAGGTCCTCCGGAGACCAGCCGGCCCGGCCCAGGAACACGAGGATGGACGGATCGAGGTCACCGGAGCGGGTGCCCATGACGAGGCCTTCGAGCGGGGTGAAGCCCATGGACGTGTCAATGGACTGGCCGCCGCGGATCGCCGTGACCGAGGCGCCGTTCCCCAGGTGGGCGATCACGGCGTCGAACTCCTCCACCGGGACATCCAGCAGCGCCGCGGCCCGGTGCGCCACGTACTCGTGCGAGGTGCCGTGGAACCCGTAGCGGCGGATCCCGTGGTTCGTGTAGAGCTCGTCCGGCACCGCGTAGCGCCAGGCGTGCTCGGGCAGGGTGCGGTGGAAGGCGGTGTCGAACACTGCCACCTGAGGCAGCTGCGGCCACTTCTTCGAAATCGCCCGGATGCCCAGGACGTTGGCGGGGTTGTGCAGCGGCGCGAGCGGGTTCAGCCGTTCGATGGCCCGGGTGATCTCGTTGTTCACCAGCACCGGTTCGGCGAAGCGCTCCCCGCCGTGCACCACGCGGTGGCCGACGGCGTCGAGCGCCCGGTCCCCGAGCGCGGCGTGGATGGCCGCGTCCACCAGTTCCAGCGCCTCGGCGTGGTCTCGGGGGCCCTCGATCTGGCCGTCTCCCTCGCCGCCGGTCCCCATGCCGATCTTTTCGACGAGTCCTTCGGTGAGCACGCTGCCGGCCTCGACGTCGCGCACCTGGTACTTGAGCGAGGATGAGCCGGAGTTGATGACGAGGACGAGCACGGGGCCTCCTAAGCCTTGGCTTCGACGGGCTGGCCGGTTGCGGCCTGTTCTGTTGCGGCCTGCCGGCCCTGGGACGACTGGGCCTGGATGGCGGTGATGGCCACGGTGTTCACGATGTCCTCCACCGTGCAGCCGCGCGAGAGGTCGTTGACGGGTTTGCGCAGGCCCTGCAGCACGGGCCCGACGGCGACCGCTCCCGAGGACTGCTGCACCGCCTTGTAGGTGTTGTTGCCCGTGTTCAGGTCCGGGAAGATGAACACGGTCGCCTGCCCGGCCACGGACGAGCCCGGCATCTTGGAGGCGGCGATGGCGGCGTCCACGGCGGCGTCGTACTGGATGGGCCCTTCGACGGCGAGCCCGGGCCGCCGGCTGCGGACCAGTTCGGTGGCCTGCCGGACCAGATCCACGGCCTCTCCCGAGCCGGAGCCGCCCGTGGAGTAGGACAGCATGGCGACCCGCGGGTCCACGCCGAACTGCGCCGCCGTCTCCGCGGATGCCAGGGCGATGTCCGCGAGCTGCTCCACGTTGGGCTCGGGGTTGACGGCGCAGTCACCGTAGACCAGCACCCGGTCGGGCATGAGCATGAGGAACACGGAGGACACGATCTTGACGCCGGGCCGGGTCTTGACGAACTCCAGCGCGGGCCGGATGGTGTGCGCGGTGGTGTGCGCGGCGCCGGAGACCATGCCGTCCACCACGCCCAGCTGCACCATCATGGTGCCGAAGTAGCTGCCGTCCAGCATGACCTCCAGCGCCCGGGCGAGGTCCACGCCCTTGTGCGCCCGCAGCTCGGCGTACTTCTCCGCGAACTCCTGGCGCAGCGGCGACGTCGCGGGGTCCATGATGCGGATGCCGGACAGGTCGATGCCCTGGGTGGAGGCCAGCTCCCGGACCGCGGACTCGTTGCCCAGGACAGTGAGGTCGCAGACGTCCCGGCGGTGCAGGATCTCGGCTGCGCGCAGGATGCGCACGTCGTTGCCTTCCGGCAGGACGATGTGCCGGCGCTGCTGCCGGGCCCGTTCGATGAGGTCGTGCAGGAACCGCAGCGGCGTCATCCGTTCGGGCCGCGGCAGGTGCAGGCGTTCCAGGAGCTCGGCCTCGTCCACCCGTTTGGCCCACAGCCCCAGGGCGGAGGCGACTTTGCGGCGGTGCCCGGACCAGATCTCGCTCCGGACCTCCGAGACGCGCTTCGCCGTCACGTAGGTGTCATCGGGGGCGGCGAAGATCGGGAACGGCGCCTGCGCCAGGAGGGAGTAGATGGTGGGGTCGGGGGCCAGGCCGCCGGTGAGGATCAGGGCCGACGGCACCGGGAAGTCGGGCGAGAACGAGGACGCCAGGCAGGCCACGAGCACATCCGCCCGGTCGCCGGGCACGATCACCAGGGCGCCGTCGTCGAGCACGTGCAGGAAGTTGGCGACGTTCATGGCCGCGACCTTGATGGAGCGGACGTCGCGTTCCAGGTCCGGCAGGCCCGCCACCTGGCCCAGGGCCAGGGCGGAGGCGACCTCCCCGGTGGTGGGCCGGGCGATGTCCTCCAGTTCCGGGAAGACGTAGACCGGGCGGCCGGACGCGCCCGGCTTCACCGCGGCGGCAATGGCGTCAAGGTCCTCCGGGTCGGCCCGGTTGACCATGATGGCCAGGAGCGTGCACCGCTCCGCGAGGAGTTCCTTGCGGGCCACCTCGACGGCGTCCGCGGCCTCCGGTGCGGTCAGGCCCCGGGCGCCCACGACGGCGACCACCGGGACG
Protein-coding sequences here:
- the pta gene encoding phosphate acetyltransferase: MAKGIYVSATTPGSGKSLIALGLADTLHRHADRIGFFKPVVNGHDAGSDPMVAVMKSRFDLGEDRCRGGLTFTEVRSLLAEGKREEIDSRCVEIFAELSRNCDVVIVEGTDLTGQDAAVEFDLNARLANNLAVPVVAVVGARGLTAPEAADAVEVARKELLAERCTLLAIMVNRADPEDLDAIAAAVKPGASGRPVYVFPELEDIARPTTGEVASALALGQVAGLPDLERDVRSIKVAAMNVANFLHVLDDGALVIVPGDRADVLVACLASSFSPDFPVPSALILTGGLAPDPTIYSLLAQAPFPIFAAPDDTYVTAKRVSEVRSEIWSGHRRKVASALGLWAKRVDEAELLERLHLPRPERMTPLRFLHDLIERARQQRRHIVLPEGNDVRILRAAEILHRRDVCDLTVLGNESAVRELASTQGIDLSGIRIMDPATSPLRQEFAEKYAELRAHKGVDLARALEVMLDGSYFGTMMVQLGVVDGMVSGAAHTTAHTIRPALEFVKTRPGVKIVSSVFLMLMPDRVLVYGDCAVNPEPNVEQLADIALASAETAAQFGVDPRVAMLSYSTGGSGSGEAVDLVRQATELVRSRRPGLAVEGPIQYDAAVDAAIAASKMPGSSVAGQATVFIFPDLNTGNNTYKAVQQSSGAVAVGPVLQGLRKPVNDLSRGCTVEDIVNTVAITAIQAQSSQGRQAATEQAATGQPVEAKA
- a CDS encoding acetate kinase — its product is MLVLVINSGSSSLKYQVRDVEAGSVLTEGLVEKIGMGTGGEGDGQIEGPRDHAEALELVDAAIHAALGDRALDAVGHRVVHGGERFAEPVLVNNEITRAIERLNPLAPLHNPANVLGIRAISKKWPQLPQVAVFDTAFHRTLPEHAWRYAVPDELYTNHGIRRYGFHGTSHEYVAHRAAALLDVPVEEFDAVIAHLGNGASVTAIRGGQSIDTSMGFTPLEGLVMGTRSGDLDPSILVFLGRAGWSPEDLDAMLNRQSGLKGLAGNNDMRSVVEAAEAGDARAAMALAVASYRLAKYIGGYHVAVGGAKALVFTAGIGENSHQFRDLVAQRLGALGVELDAGLNRERSKEPRVISTPMSALPVLVVPTDEERAIAEATAAVVAHASVAP